Proteins from a single region of Butyrivibrio fibrisolvens:
- a CDS encoding S1C family serine protease, with protein sequence MEDMDSKKTDTTGKNIEATDDEGQPLANTDFMREKIKSRPINSKKLLRRTITTIVMAIIFGIVACCTFLLLQPLLSNQLGSSDKAQTAVSFPSETVSDEIQREDLIASEEEKAAADAASAQASVNESVTEAAEKEVAAALSSLSLSSADYASIYDSLKEVALSAENSMVTVTAATQDTDFINDSFVREASTSGLIVAITDSETLILADSRNISDAQTIMVTFNDESYAEASIKATDHVTGLCIITVDNKDISDETADVITAATLGTSLAANLQGTPVIAVGSPTGTPESFCYGMITATNQVLDLTDSKYTMMTTDIYASPRASGFIINLSGAVIGVIDMTYNEEGLENIISAIGISDVKTLIQNLSNGIVPPYFGIHASDIPTYLTEDGSLPTGVYVNKIETGSPAMDSGLQSGDIITEIDGESVTSYSQLLSLLYARSSGDTITITVMRQTPDDYTELTLTATLEDAPEK encoded by the coding sequence ATGGAAGACATGGATTCCAAAAAAACTGATACTACAGGCAAAAATATTGAGGCTACCGATGATGAAGGCCAGCCCCTTGCAAATACAGATTTCATGCGGGAAAAGATCAAATCCCGTCCCATTAATTCCAAGAAGCTTCTAAGACGTACCATTACTACCATAGTAATGGCTATCATATTCGGAATCGTAGCATGCTGTACATTCCTTTTGCTGCAGCCACTTCTTAGTAATCAGCTTGGATCTTCAGACAAAGCGCAGACAGCAGTTTCTTTTCCTTCAGAGACTGTAAGTGATGAGATACAGCGTGAAGACCTTATTGCAAGCGAAGAGGAAAAGGCAGCTGCCGATGCAGCAAGTGCGCAGGCTTCCGTTAATGAAAGTGTTACAGAAGCTGCAGAAAAAGAAGTTGCTGCTGCCCTTAGTTCACTGAGCCTTTCTTCTGCAGACTATGCCTCAATTTATGATTCCTTAAAAGAAGTTGCCCTCAGCGCTGAAAATTCAATGGTAACTGTTACAGCTGCAACTCAGGACACTGACTTTATCAATGACTCTTTTGTCAGAGAAGCATCCACATCAGGTCTTATCGTTGCGATCACAGATTCTGAAACGCTGATTCTTGCTGACAGCCGCAATATAAGCGACGCCCAGACTATAATGGTAACCTTTAATGATGAAAGTTATGCAGAGGCAAGTATCAAAGCAACCGATCATGTAACAGGACTGTGTATCATAACTGTAGACAATAAAGATATTTCAGATGAAACCGCTGACGTTATAACAGCAGCAACTCTTGGAACATCTCTTGCCGCAAATCTTCAGGGAACACCTGTAATCGCTGTCGGATCACCAACAGGGACTCCTGAGTCTTTCTGCTATGGCATGATAACAGCAACAAATCAGGTTCTCGACCTTACTGACAGTAAATATACAATGATGACTACTGATATATATGCCAGCCCCCGTGCCAGCGGATTTATCATAAACTTAAGCGGCGCTGTCATCGGTGTCATCGATATGACCTATAACGAAGAGGGACTTGAAAACATCATTTCTGCTATCGGTATATCTGATGTTAAAACTCTGATACAGAACCTTTCTAACGGAATCGTTCCACCATACTTCGGAATACATGCAAGCGATATTCCGACTTACCTTACAGAAGACGGAAGCCTTCCTACAGGCGTTTATGTAAACAAGATAGAGACAGGATCTCCTGCTATGGACAGCGGCCTTCAAAGCGGTGATATCATTACTGAGATTGACGGCGAAAGCGTTACATCCTACAGCCAGCTCCTTAGTCTTTTATATGCAAGGTCTTCAGGCGATACTATTACTATTACTGTTATGCGCCAGACCCCGGATGACTATACAGAATTAACGCTGACTGCCACATTAGAAGATGCTCCTGAGAAATAA
- a CDS encoding AIR synthase related protein gives MRTGKITENVLKRSVWKQIHNGKYKNGAAGYTDCACFRALENGEDEVLSSTYTVTANLSHCGKYAVVGACNNILAGGGSPFQVLLSITLPKDEQESVIRQVMRDAEDAAIAFGAEIAGGHTEVSGAVNWPLITATAVGYKSGNDMGKEASAKEKKKALLDDAESLDIIVTKWIALSGTAMLAEEKEENISKRYPSFIKDAGLSFGRMDYLSILDEARIAQENGALYMHDLSSGGVFAGLWELGQMAGLGMEVDLKAIPIRQETVEITDVFDVNPYILASAGSLLIAARDGKKMVSALEAEGIPSTIIGKLTKGNDRIIRNEDETRFLDLPQSDEILKILAD, from the coding sequence ATGAGAACTGGTAAGATTACAGAGAATGTACTCAAAAGATCTGTTTGGAAACAGATCCATAATGGAAAATACAAAAATGGCGCAGCAGGATATACCGACTGCGCCTGTTTTAGAGCTTTGGAAAATGGAGAAGATGAGGTATTGTCTTCAACCTATACAGTGACAGCAAATCTGTCACACTGCGGTAAGTATGCGGTAGTTGGTGCCTGCAACAATATTCTTGCAGGTGGCGGAAGTCCTTTTCAGGTTCTTTTATCCATAACTCTTCCCAAAGATGAGCAGGAATCTGTCATAAGACAGGTGATGAGAGATGCAGAGGATGCTGCTATCGCCTTCGGCGCAGAGATTGCAGGTGGACATACAGAAGTTTCAGGCGCTGTTAACTGGCCGCTTATAACGGCAACTGCAGTTGGATATAAGAGCGGCAATGATATGGGAAAAGAAGCATCTGCTAAAGAAAAAAAGAAAGCTTTATTAGATGATGCAGAAAGTCTTGATATTATCGTAACCAAATGGATCGCTCTTTCAGGAACAGCAATGCTTGCAGAAGAAAAGGAAGAGAACATCAGTAAAAGATATCCATCATTTATTAAAGATGCAGGATTATCTTTTGGCAGGATGGACTATCTTTCTATATTAGATGAAGCCCGTATTGCACAAGAAAACGGTGCCCTGTATATGCATGATCTTTCAAGCGGAGGCGTATTTGCAGGCCTTTGGGAACTTGGACAGATGGCAGGTCTTGGTATGGAAGTTGATCTTAAAGCTATTCCCATAAGGCAGGAAACAGTCGAGATAACTGACGTGTTTGACGTTAACCCCTACATACTGGCATCAGCAGGATCTCTTCTTATAGCAGCAAGGGATGGAAAAAAGATGGTAAGCGCTTTGGAAGCAGAAGGCATTCCTTCTACCATAATTGGAAAGCTTACTAAAGGAAATGACCGTATCATCAGAAACGAGGATGAGACAAGATTTTTGGATCTTCCTCAAAGTGATGAGATACTTAAGATATTGGCGGACTGA
- a CDS encoding Lrp/AsnC family transcriptional regulator produces the protein MALREEILSVIEKNSRIGIDELSAALGASEIDVANEVKAMEDAGIICGYHTMIDWSKTSIEKVMALIEVKVTPTRGMGFDSISERIYKFPQVSSLYLMSGSFDLMVIVEGKTLLEVAEFVNTKLAVLDTVQSTATHFILKKYKDHGTILTAKYEDTREKVSP, from the coding sequence ATGGCTCTCAGAGAAGAAATTTTATCAGTCATTGAAAAGAACAGTCGAATTGGAATAGATGAGCTTTCCGCCGCGCTTGGCGCTAGTGAGATAGATGTCGCGAATGAAGTTAAAGCTATGGAAGATGCAGGTATCATCTGCGGTTATCATACAATGATCGACTGGTCTAAGACTTCTATTGAGAAAGTCATGGCCCTTATCGAAGTTAAGGTTACACCTACAAGAGGAATGGGTTTTGATTCTATTTCTGAGCGTATCTATAAATTCCCTCAGGTATCAAGCCTTTATCTTATGAGTGGTTCCTTTGACCTTATGGTAATCGTTGAAGGTAAGACACTTCTTGAAGTTGCTGAATTTGTTAATACAAAGCTTGCAGTTCTTGATACAGTTCAGAGCACAGCAACACACTTTATCCTTAAGAAATACAAGGATCATGGAACTATACTTACAGCTAAATATGAAGATACCAGAGAAAAAGTTTCACCGTGA
- a CDS encoding VanW family protein — MKKIVIGAAAALMLILALPMATEAKTEPKIPNGVTIGSVDVSGMTYDEASSAVKSYMSTLSTANITLKGAREEDVVTVTAAELGLTWTNPDVVNSALNIGKEGNVVQRYKQLKDIANGGVSLDLEYAFDDTMIMDVFANQCESYNVEEVDYSLKLENGSFTVIDGNTGYELNQTASIDSLQNYIVDSWDGSDFEIALTIDVTEPKGSEEELAKVGDVLGTYSTSYKTSGSSRSGNIANGCKLASGITLYPGEEFSMLDNITPFTEANGYFLAGSYLQGQVVESFGGGICQVSTTLYNAVLKAELEVTERYNHSMIVTYVDPSQDAAIAENGGKNFKFKNNTDYPIYIDGYTTSSKTITFTIYGVETRDPNRVVTYQSNVLETTVPDTDTYVLDSSQPVGYVKVTQSAHNGIKAQLIKVVTVNGKEESREVVNSSTYSMVPRIVAVGTAGADENVLAQINAAIATGSYDQVVAICNSMAAVIAAQNQQIDPATGLPVDPSATPSTTDAQPAEGQDAAAAPADDQNQNTDGTTGG, encoded by the coding sequence ATGAAAAAAATAGTGATTGGTGCAGCCGCTGCCTTAATGCTTATCTTGGCATTGCCCATGGCAACAGAGGCTAAGACTGAACCGAAGATTCCAAATGGAGTAACAATAGGAAGCGTAGATGTTTCCGGTATGACTTATGACGAAGCAAGTTCTGCAGTCAAGTCATATATGAGCACACTTTCAACAGCTAATATCACATTGAAGGGTGCGAGAGAAGAAGATGTTGTAACTGTTACAGCCGCAGAGCTTGGCCTTACCTGGACTAACCCGGATGTTGTAAACAGCGCTCTAAATATAGGAAAAGAAGGCAACGTAGTTCAGCGTTACAAGCAGCTTAAGGATATCGCAAATGGCGGAGTATCACTTGATCTTGAATATGCTTTTGACGACACAATGATCATGGATGTTTTTGCAAATCAGTGCGAGTCCTACAACGTAGAAGAAGTTGATTATTCCCTTAAACTTGAGAATGGTTCATTTACTGTAATTGACGGAAATACAGGTTATGAGCTTAATCAGACAGCATCTATAGATTCACTTCAGAATTACATTGTTGACAGCTGGGACGGTTCAGATTTTGAGATCGCTCTTACGATAGATGTTACAGAGCCCAAAGGAAGTGAAGAAGAGCTTGCAAAGGTTGGAGACGTTCTTGGAACATATTCAACAAGCTATAAAACTTCAGGATCATCAAGAAGTGGTAACATAGCTAACGGATGTAAACTTGCAAGCGGCATTACACTCTATCCTGGTGAAGAGTTCTCAATGCTTGATAACATTACTCCTTTTACAGAAGCTAACGGTTACTTCCTTGCAGGATCTTATCTTCAGGGTCAGGTTGTAGAGAGCTTTGGAGGCGGAATCTGTCAGGTTTCCACAACACTTTACAATGCGGTTCTTAAAGCAGAACTTGAAGTAACAGAAAGATATAACCATTCAATGATAGTTACTTACGTTGATCCTTCACAGGATGCGGCTATTGCAGAGAATGGCGGCAAGAACTTCAAATTTAAAAACAATACAGATTATCCTATTTATATAGATGGATATACAACATCAAGTAAGACCATAACATTTACCATCTATGGTGTTGAGACAAGAGATCCAAACAGAGTTGTTACCTATCAGAGCAATGTCCTTGAGACAACAGTACCTGATACAGATACATATGTACTTGATTCATCTCAGCCTGTAGGCTATGTAAAGGTTACACAGTCTGCACATAATGGAATCAAGGCGCAGCTCATTAAGGTAGTTACTGTTAATGGCAAAGAGGAAAGCCGTGAAGTAGTAAATTCAAGTACCTACAGCATGGTTCCAAGGATCGTGGCGGTTGGTACAGCCGGCGCTGATGAAAATGTCCTTGCACAGATCAATGCGGCTATTGCTACAGGATCATATGACCAGGTTGTGGCTATATGTAATTCAATGGCAGCTGTAATAGCAGCTCAGAATCAGCAGATCGATCCTGCTACAGGACTTCCTGTTGATCCTTCTGCGACACCTTCTACTACCGATGCCCAGCCGGCGGAAGGTCAGGACGCAGCTGCAGCACCAGCTGATGATCAGAATCAGAATACAGATGGGACTACAGGCGGATGA
- a CDS encoding aminotransferase class I/II-fold pyridoxal phosphate-dependent enzyme codes for MRNPLSDKVIDIKPSGIRKFFDIVQDMDDVISLGVGEPDFDTPWHIRDEGIYSLEKGRTFYTSNSGLKDLKQEVSNYVKRTQGVTYDQASQIFITVGGSEAIDLAMRAMVNPGDEVLIPQPSYVSYEPCAILADAVPVIINLKEENEFRLTAKELEESITDKTKILVLPFPNNPTGAIMEKSDLEAIARIIIEHDLYVISDEIYAELTYKGKHVSIISLPGMAERTIYINGFSKAYAMTGWRLGYACGPEAIIRQMIKIHQFAIMCAPTTSQYAGVEALRNGDEDVDMMRKEYDRRRKYLLHEFDKMGIDCFEPFGAFYVFPNIKKFGLSSDDFALQLLEKERLAVVPGTAFGDCGEGFIRISYAYSLEDLKKALERLKHFISELGK; via the coding sequence ATGAGAAATCCATTATCAGATAAAGTAATAGACATTAAGCCATCAGGCATTAGAAAATTTTTTGATATAGTCCAGGATATGGACGATGTAATATCACTTGGCGTGGGCGAACCTGATTTCGATACACCATGGCATATCCGTGATGAGGGTATATATTCCCTTGAAAAAGGACGTACCTTCTATACATCCAATTCAGGTCTTAAAGATCTCAAGCAGGAAGTAAGTAATTATGTAAAGAGAACCCAGGGCGTAACCTACGATCAGGCAAGTCAGATATTCATCACTGTCGGCGGCTCTGAAGCTATCGACCTTGCCATGAGAGCAATGGTCAATCCCGGAGACGAAGTGCTGATACCTCAGCCATCCTATGTATCCTATGAACCCTGCGCAATCCTTGCAGATGCAGTTCCTGTTATCATTAACTTAAAAGAAGAGAACGAGTTCAGACTTACAGCTAAGGAGCTTGAAGAAAGTATCACAGATAAGACCAAGATCCTAGTGCTTCCTTTCCCTAACAATCCTACAGGTGCCATTATGGAAAAAAGTGACCTTGAAGCAATTGCCAGGATCATCATAGAGCACGATCTGTATGTTATCTCTGACGAAATATATGCTGAACTTACCTATAAAGGAAAGCATGTATCAATAATATCTCTTCCAGGTATGGCAGAGAGAACCATCTATATCAACGGTTTCTCCAAGGCTTATGCAATGACAGGATGGAGACTTGGATATGCATGCGGACCTGAAGCTATCATCCGCCAGATGATCAAGATCCATCAGTTTGCCATCATGTGCGCACCTACAACCAGCCAGTATGCAGGAGTTGAAGCTCTTCGTAACGGTGATGAAGATGTTGATATGATGAGAAAAGAATATGACAGACGACGCAAATACCTTCTTCATGAATTTGATAAAATGGGTATAGATTGTTTTGAACCATTCGGAGCATTCTATGTATTCCCTAACATCAAGAAGTTTGGTCTTTCATCTGATGACTTCGCACTTCAGCTTTTGGAAAAAGAAAGACTTGCAGTAGTTCCGGGAACAGCTTTTGGTGACTGCGGCGAAGGATTTATAAGAATATCTTATGCATATTCTCTTGAAGACCTGAAGAAAGCACTTGAAAGACTTAAGCACTTTATAAGCGAACTTGGTAAGTAA
- a CDS encoding GGDEF domain-containing protein yields MTEDRIRLFYLLIIIIAIMNLGILYSKTNENLGNKREVGAFKGMLLSFMTYSLVDLRLVVTDFYTGFPRLFVLFVMGTGFFAMMCSCYFWFVYVLSSTRIKSKVILIHIAKIPLLLVALALYTPFYTHVYTVTDEPTFSPLLSVILMFDYVYLIIATAISIKKYIQVKNRLERKKYSGQIFYILFYTASGYIMGYFLNIPAIEFCMMPVVLKLFVDLQDSRIYTDALTKLDNRRRIDEYIYQEISTCSKEKPLTVIMIDVDFFKSINDMLGHDEGDAVLVAFSTALTNITVSKYARAARWGGDEFLIAGKEKGLADDFKDKLIKELEKNKELSFVPHFSVGVFTCTSSDTTTKQAIAEADAQLYKDKEIQHKKYEGFQNQIREKKLK; encoded by the coding sequence ATGACAGAGGATAGGATCAGATTGTTTTATCTGCTTATAATAATTATCGCGATAATGAATCTTGGAATTTTGTATTCCAAGACCAATGAGAATCTGGGTAACAAAAGAGAAGTCGGAGCATTTAAAGGCATGCTCCTGTCTTTTATGACCTATTCTCTTGTTGACCTTAGGCTTGTTGTGACTGATTTTTACACAGGTTTTCCGAGGCTGTTCGTCCTTTTTGTAATGGGCACAGGCTTTTTTGCCATGATGTGTTCTTGTTACTTTTGGTTTGTGTATGTCCTTTCGAGTACACGTATTAAGTCCAAGGTAATCCTGATACATATAGCTAAGATCCCGCTTTTACTTGTGGCGCTTGCTCTATACACACCTTTTTATACCCACGTTTATACTGTGACGGATGAGCCGACTTTTTCTCCTCTTTTATCCGTCATCCTTATGTTTGATTATGTATATCTCATCATTGCGACAGCAATCTCGATCAAAAAATATATCCAGGTCAAAAACCGCCTTGAGCGTAAAAAATACAGTGGTCAGATCTTCTATATACTGTTCTATACAGCAAGCGGATATATTATGGGGTATTTTTTGAATATCCCTGCCATTGAGTTTTGTATGATGCCGGTTGTGCTTAAACTGTTTGTTGATCTTCAGGATTCAAGAATTTATACGGATGCACTTACAAAGCTGGATAACAGACGACGTATCGATGAATATATATATCAGGAAATTTCTACATGTAGTAAGGAAAAGCCTTTAACTGTTATCATGATCGATGTGGACTTTTTTAAGAGCATAAACGATATGCTGGGGCATGATGAGGGAGATGCAGTACTAGTTGCTTTTTCAACGGCTCTTACAAACATCACTGTATCCAAATATGCCAGAGCAGCCAGATGGGGCGGAGATGAGTTCTTGATTGCCGGTAAGGAAAAAGGTCTGGCAGATGACTTTAAAGATAAGCTGATCAAGGAGCTTGAAAAGAATAAAGAACTGTCTTTTGTCCCGCATTTCAGCGTCGGAGTATTTACCTGCACATCTTCTGATACCACTACAAAGCAGGCAATTGCTGAAGCTGATGCTCAGCTTTATAAGGACAAAGAGATTCAGCACAAAAAGTACGAAGGCTTCCAGAATCAGATCAGAGAGAAAAAACTTAAGTAA
- a CDS encoding aminoglycoside N(3)-acetyltransferase: protein MRVILKDEIVKGLKELGVKKGDTLMVHTSLKSIGYVCGGAQAVIEALIEAVGESGTIMMPTQSWKNLDPIDGVHWDADEDQWQLIRDNWPAYDKNITPTNTMGAVVEMFRSWPGSIRSDHPARSVCAYGKNAEYLTKDHDLSNIFGDGSPIGKLYELDAKVLLLGVGYDKNTSIHLADARASYPSKHTCKEYSALIEGGNRVWKEYETLFVDGEDFCEIGKSFEENEKAKIGKIGDADSRLMSQREIVDFAVDWIEKNRV from the coding sequence ATGAGGGTTATTTTAAAAGATGAAATAGTAAAAGGGCTTAAGGAACTTGGCGTTAAAAAAGGCGATACACTGATGGTTCATACTTCACTTAAGAGTATAGGCTATGTATGCGGAGGCGCGCAGGCTGTTATAGAAGCTCTTATTGAGGCTGTTGGCGAAAGCGGAACCATAATGATGCCAACGCAGTCATGGAAGAACTTAGATCCTATAGACGGCGTACACTGGGATGCCGACGAAGATCAATGGCAGCTAATAAGAGACAACTGGCCTGCTTATGATAAAAATATCACACCAACCAATACCATGGGGGCTGTTGTAGAGATGTTCAGATCATGGCCTGGGAGTATCAGAAGTGATCACCCTGCAAGATCTGTATGCGCCTATGGAAAAAATGCAGAATATCTGACTAAAGATCATGACCTTTCAAATATATTTGGAGATGGTTCACCTATAGGAAAATTGTATGAACTTGATGCAAAGGTCCTGCTTCTTGGTGTAGGATATGATAAGAACACATCAATTCATCTTGCAGATGCCAGAGCATCGTATCCATCCAAACATACTTGTAAAGAATATAGCGCATTAATCGAAGGAGGCAACAGGGTGTGGAAAGAATATGAAACCTTATTTGTCGATGGTGAAGATTTTTGTGAAATCGGTAAATCATTTGAAGAAAATGAAAAAGCCAAGATCGGTAAGATTGGTGATGCCGATTCAAGGCTTATGAGTCAAAGAGAAATTGTTGACTTTGCAGTTGATTGGATCGAAAAAAATCGTGTATAA
- the nth gene encoding endonuclease III gives MIRKTKAVMNRVTEVCKRLDEQYGSDMRTYLDHRNAFELLIATILSAQCTDKRVNMVTPDLFAKYPTVHDFATADIKELEKAIHSIGFYHAKAKNIIGCAQKLESDFGGEVPRTIEELTSLPGVGRKTANVIRGNIYEDPSIVVDTHVKRISKRLGFTNSDDPVVVEHDLMKILPKENWIRYNIQIIYLGRTICKAPNAKCSECFMSDICPSCKIK, from the coding sequence ATGATAAGAAAAACCAAAGCAGTAATGAATAGAGTAACTGAAGTTTGCAAACGCCTTGATGAGCAGTACGGCTCAGATATGCGTACATATCTTGATCATAGAAATGCCTTTGAACTACTTATTGCAACGATCCTTTCAGCCCAGTGTACTGACAAACGTGTAAACATGGTAACGCCTGATCTCTTTGCAAAGTATCCTACAGTACACGACTTCGCAACTGCTGATATCAAAGAACTCGAAAAAGCTATTCACTCAATAGGCTTTTACCATGCCAAAGCCAAAAACATAATAGGCTGCGCACAAAAACTTGAAAGCGATTTTGGTGGTGAGGTACCCAGAACAATAGAAGAACTCACATCCCTCCCCGGCGTAGGACGTAAGACGGCCAATGTCATAAGAGGTAACATCTATGAAGATCCAAGCATAGTAGTAGATACACATGTTAAGAGGATTTCAAAAAGACTGGGCTTCACGAATTCAGATGATCCTGTAGTAGTGGAGCATGACCTCATGAAGATATTACCTAAAGAAAACTGGATCAGGTACAACATCCAGATAATCTACTTGGGTCGTACCATCTGCAAAGCACCTAATGCTAAGTGCTCAGAATGCTTCATGAGCGATATCTGCCCTAGTTGTAAGATCAAATGA
- a CDS encoding HD domain-containing protein has product MKFIKDLRPGDRIQDIYFCKSKTPATTKNGKPYDNVILQDKTGCVDAKVWDPNSAGIDDFDSKDFIEVVGEATSFNGMLQINVKRARICREGEYDPALYMPVSSKDNDEMYKELLSLIASVKNQYLHRILEMLFVEDKDFIAAFRKSSAAKSVHHGFIGGLLEHTLSVAKLCDYYCKSYPALNHDLLITAAICHDIGKTRELSAFPENDYTDCGNFMGHIVIGSQMIHDLVGKIEGFPVLLDQELEHCILAHHGQLEYGSPKKPVLMEAVALNMADDTDAKMETFKEIRENATDPGWLGYNRLFESNLFDTRVEG; this is encoded by the coding sequence ATGAAATTCATCAAAGATTTAAGACCTGGTGACAGAATCCAGGATATCTACTTTTGTAAAAGCAAAACTCCTGCTACTACCAAGAACGGAAAGCCCTACGACAATGTGATCCTTCAGGATAAAACAGGCTGCGTAGATGCTAAGGTCTGGGATCCTAACAGTGCAGGAATCGACGATTTTGATTCTAAGGATTTTATCGAAGTAGTCGGCGAAGCAACAAGCTTCAACGGTATGCTTCAGATCAATGTAAAAAGAGCCCGCATTTGCCGCGAAGGTGAATATGATCCTGCTCTTTATATGCCTGTTTCATCTAAAGATAATGATGAGATGTACAAAGAGCTCCTTTCACTTATTGCAAGTGTTAAGAACCAGTATCTTCACAGAATACTTGAGATGCTCTTTGTTGAAGACAAGGATTTTATTGCAGCATTTCGTAAATCATCTGCTGCCAAATCTGTTCATCACGGATTTATCGGCGGACTTTTAGAGCATACATTAAGCGTTGCAAAGCTTTGCGATTACTATTGCAAATCTTACCCTGCCCTTAATCATGATCTTCTTATAACAGCAGCTATCTGCCACGATATAGGTAAGACAAGAGAACTTTCTGCATTCCCTGAAAACGACTACACAGACTGTGGTAACTTCATGGGACACATCGTAATAGGTTCTCAGATGATTCATGATCTTGTAGGCAAGATCGAAGGCTTCCCTGTTCTCCTTGATCAGGAGCTTGAGCACTGCATACTTGCTCATCACGGTCAGCTTGAATATGGCTCACCCAAAAAGCCTGTGCTTATGGAAGCTGTAGCTCTCAATATGGCTGATGATACAGATGCCAAGATGGAGACCTTTAAAGAGATAAGAGAAAATGCAACTGATCCGGGCTGGCTTGGCTATAACAGACTTTTCGAATCTAACCTCTTTGATACAAGAGTAGAGGGATAA
- a CDS encoding sodium/proline symporter yields the protein MGIQFTIGIVIVLYLVMMILIGVIFSKGNDDAGDFYLGGRKLGPFVAAMSAEASDMSSWLLLGIPGVAYLTGLADATWTIIGLAIGTYLNWLFVAKRLRRYTENIGAITIPEYFAARYNDKKNLITLISAIVIVIFFIPYVASGFAACGKLFNTLFGVNYLFAMIVSAIIIALYCSLGGFKAVCMTDLIQSLAMTVSLIVVIFFGINQAGGFDQVIENAKSLPGYFTITQIHDPVAKSAKPYGLLTICSTLAWGLGYFGMPHILVRFMAIEDEKKIKLSRRVASVWVVIAMFVALLIGIIGLAMSATGKIPVLEGSGNAERVIIYITNLMSSYGILPAIIAGIILSGILAATMSTADSQLLASASAISADLIQAFGKKKLDDETQVKVAKITVVIISVIAVFIARDPDSSVFQIVSFAWAGFGAAFGPVVLLSLFWKRSNLQGAIAGMIAGGAFVFIWKYVIAKLGGAFAIYELLPAFLIALVVNIVVSLVTKAPDAVTTETFDAVKNS from the coding sequence ATGGGAATTCAATTCACAATCGGTATAGTGATCGTATTATACCTTGTAATGATGATCCTCATCGGTGTTATCTTTTCAAAAGGAAATGACGATGCAGGAGATTTCTATCTTGGCGGAAGAAAGCTTGGTCCTTTTGTAGCTGCCATGAGCGCCGAAGCATCTGATATGAGTAGCTGGCTTCTTCTTGGAATCCCCGGAGTTGCCTATCTAACAGGTCTTGCTGATGCAACCTGGACTATCATAGGTCTTGCCATCGGAACATATCTTAACTGGCTTTTTGTAGCAAAGCGTCTTAGACGCTATACAGAAAATATTGGTGCTATTACAATCCCTGAGTACTTTGCTGCCAGGTATAACGACAAAAAGAACCTAATAACGTTAATATCTGCCATTGTAATCGTAATCTTCTTTATCCCATATGTTGCGTCTGGTTTTGCAGCCTGCGGTAAACTTTTTAATACCCTCTTTGGTGTAAACTACCTCTTTGCCATGATAGTAAGTGCCATAATCATCGCTCTTTACTGCTCACTTGGCGGATTTAAGGCTGTTTGCATGACTGACCTTATCCAGAGCCTTGCAATGACTGTTTCTCTTATTGTTGTTATTTTCTTTGGAATAAATCAGGCAGGTGGCTTTGATCAGGTAATTGAAAATGCCAAGTCACTTCCCGGATACTTCACCATAACTCAGATCCATGATCCTGTAGCCAAAAGCGCTAAACCCTACGGCCTCTTAACTATATGCTCTACTCTTGCATGGGGACTTGGCTACTTTGGAATGCCTCATATCCTTGTTCGTTTTATGGCAATTGAGGATGAAAAAAAGATAAAGCTCTCAAGAAGAGTAGCTTCTGTATGGGTTGTTATCGCCATGTTCGTAGCTCTTCTTATCGGTATCATCGGTCTTGCCATGAGCGCAACTGGTAAGATTCCTGTTCTTGAAGGAAGCGGCAATGCAGAAAGAGTCATCATCTACATAACAAACCTTATGAGTTCCTATGGTATACTTCCTGCTATCATTGCAGGTATCATTCTTTCAGGTATTCTTGCAGCAACAATGTCAACAGCTGACTCTCAGCTCCTTGCTTCTGCATCTGCCATCTCAGCTGACCTTATTCAGGCTTTTGGTAAAAAGAAGCTGGATGATGAAACACAGGTTAAGGTTGCTAAGATCACTGTAGTCATCATATCTGTAATAGCTGTATTTATCGCAAGAGACCCTGACTCATCAGTATTCCAGATAGTATCCTTTGCATGGGCAGGTTTTGGAGCAGCTTTTGGTCCTGTTGTTCTTCTCTCACTTTTCTGGAAGAGATCAAATCTCCAGGGTGCTATCGCCGGAATGATAGCTGGCGGCGCATTTGTATTCATCTGGAAATACGTGATCGCAAAGCTTGGAGGAGCCTTCGCAATATACGAACTTCTTCCCGCATTCCTTATTGCTCTGGTAGTAAATATCGTTGTAAGTCTTGTTACCAAGGCCCCTGATGCTGTAACAACAGAAACATTTGATGCTGTTAAAAATTCATAA